One window from the genome of Natronomonas pharaonis DSM 2160 encodes:
- a CDS encoding DUF7311 family protein — MIRVVLAAVLATALVGVSLPAAERAEADRNTALATGELAAVAETAEELAAENDPVTSGTGAASTDIIVDSPSGVFAAGGSLIIDSKLRWVPKDGPEQSVETAVRLNTTEPIQITGQSRLRLSLITGSDGEPTVSIERVHGGNGRAAAEG; from the coding sequence GTGATTCGGGTCGTCCTCGCGGCAGTGCTCGCGACGGCGCTTGTGGGCGTCTCGTTGCCGGCCGCAGAGCGGGCGGAGGCGGACCGAAACACCGCGCTGGCGACCGGCGAACTCGCCGCAGTTGCAGAAACCGCAGAGGAACTCGCGGCTGAAAACGACCCGGTTACATCGGGAACAGGTGCCGCTTCGACAGACATCATTGTGGACTCCCCGTCAGGGGTGTTCGCAGCCGGCGGGAGCCTCATTATCGACAGCAAACTACGGTGGGTCCCGAAAGACGGTCCCGAACAGTCAGTCGAGACGGCGGTCCGGCTCAACACCACCGAGCCGATTCAGATTACCGGCCAGTCACGACTTCGGCTGTCGCTTATTACGGGCAGCGATGGCGAGCCGACCGTCAGCATCGAGCGCGTCCACGGCGGCAACGGCAGGGCCGCCGCCGAAGGTTGA